In a genomic window of Streptomyces koelreuteriae:
- the secA gene encoding preprotein translocase subunit SecA: protein MSVLSKIMRAGEGKILRKLHRIADQVNSIEEDFVDLSDAELRALTDEYKQRYADGETLDDLLPEAFATVREAAKRVLGQRHYDVQMMGGAALHMGYVAEMKTGEGKTLVGTLPAYLNALSAKGVHIITVNDYLAERDSEMMGRVHRFLGLEVGCILANMTPAQRREQYACDITYGTNNEFGFDYLRDNMAWSQDELVQRGHNFAIVDEVDSILIDEARTPLIISGPADQATKWYGDFAKLVKRLKRGEAGQPLKGIEETGDYDVDEKKRTVAIHESGVSKVEDWLGIDNLYESVNTPLVGYLNNAIKAKELFKKDKDYVIIDDEVMIVDEHTGRILAGRRYNEGMHQAIEAKEGVPIKDENQTLATITLQNFFRLYKRHDHNEKEQPGLCGMTGTAMTEAAEFHQIYKLGVVPIPTNRPMVRKDQSDLIYRTEVAKFEAVVDDIEEKHRKGQPILVGTTSVEKSEYLSQQLSKRGIQHEVLNAKQHDREATIVAQAGRKGSVTVATNMAGRGTDIKLGGNPEDLAEAELRQRGLDPEEHIEEWAHALPEALQRAEKAVQAEKDEVERLGGLYVLGTERHESRRIDNQLRGRSGRQGDPGESRFYLSLGDDLMRLFKAQMVERVMSMANVPDDVPIENKMVTRAIASAQSQVEQQNFETRKNVLKYDEVLNRQREVIYGERRRVLEGEDLHEQVQHFMDDTIDAYVGAETAEGFPEDWDLDRLWGAFKQLYPSKITIEELEEAAGDRAGLTAEFIGDSIKDDIHEQYEAREAQLGSEIMRELERRVVLSVLDRKWREHLYEMDYLQEGIGLRAMAQKDPLVEYQREGFDMFTAMMEGIKEESVGYLFNLEVQVEQQVEEVPVEDTKPVADLEKQDAVPAQAGSRPEIRAKGLDVPQRRNLHFSAPTVDGEGGTIEGDFTEDGEPARSESDGLTRAERRKQAKGRGRRKK, encoded by the coding sequence GTGTCCGTCCTCTCGAAGATCATGCGTGCAGGCGAAGGCAAGATCCTGCGCAAGCTGCACCGCATCGCGGACCAGGTCAACTCCATCGAAGAGGACTTCGTCGACCTCTCCGACGCCGAGCTGCGCGCCCTCACCGATGAGTACAAGCAGCGCTATGCCGACGGCGAGACCCTGGACGACCTGCTTCCCGAGGCGTTCGCCACCGTCCGCGAGGCCGCCAAGCGCGTCCTCGGCCAGCGTCACTACGACGTGCAGATGATGGGCGGCGCCGCCCTGCACATGGGCTACGTGGCCGAGATGAAGACCGGTGAGGGCAAGACCCTCGTCGGCACGCTGCCGGCGTATCTGAACGCGCTGTCCGCCAAGGGCGTCCACATCATCACGGTCAACGACTACCTGGCCGAGCGCGACTCCGAGATGATGGGCCGCGTCCACCGGTTCCTGGGCCTCGAGGTCGGCTGCATCCTCGCCAACATGACGCCGGCTCAGCGCCGCGAGCAGTACGCTTGCGACATCACGTACGGCACGAACAACGAGTTCGGCTTCGACTACCTGCGCGACAACATGGCGTGGTCCCAGGACGAGCTCGTCCAGCGCGGCCACAACTTCGCCATCGTCGACGAGGTCGACTCCATCCTCATCGACGAGGCCCGTACGCCGCTGATCATCTCCGGCCCGGCCGACCAGGCCACCAAGTGGTACGGGGACTTCGCCAAGCTGGTGAAGCGACTCAAGCGCGGCGAGGCCGGTCAGCCGCTCAAGGGCATCGAGGAGACCGGCGACTACGACGTCGACGAGAAGAAGCGCACGGTCGCGATCCACGAGTCCGGTGTCAGCAAGGTCGAGGACTGGCTGGGCATCGACAACCTCTACGAGTCGGTGAACACGCCGCTGGTGGGCTACCTGAACAACGCCATCAAGGCGAAGGAGCTCTTCAAGAAGGACAAGGACTACGTCATCATCGACGACGAGGTCATGATCGTCGACGAGCACACCGGACGTATCCTCGCCGGCCGCCGCTACAACGAGGGCATGCACCAGGCGATCGAGGCGAAGGAAGGGGTGCCGATCAAGGACGAGAACCAGACGCTCGCCACGATCACCCTCCAGAACTTCTTCCGCCTCTACAAGCGCCACGACCACAACGAGAAGGAACAGCCCGGCCTGTGCGGCATGACCGGTACGGCCATGACCGAGGCCGCCGAGTTCCACCAGATCTACAAGCTCGGCGTGGTGCCGATCCCGACCAACCGGCCGATGGTCCGCAAGGACCAGTCGGACCTGATCTACCGGACCGAGGTCGCCAAGTTCGAGGCGGTCGTCGACGACATCGAGGAGAAGCACCGCAAGGGTCAGCCGATCCTCGTCGGTACCACCTCGGTCGAGAAGTCCGAGTACCTCTCGCAGCAGCTCAGCAAGCGCGGCATCCAGCACGAGGTGCTGAACGCCAAGCAGCACGACCGTGAGGCGACGATCGTCGCCCAGGCCGGCCGCAAGGGCTCCGTCACGGTCGCCACGAACATGGCCGGCCGTGGTACGGACATCAAGCTCGGCGGCAACCCCGAGGACCTCGCCGAGGCGGAGCTGCGCCAGCGCGGTCTCGACCCCGAGGAGCACATCGAGGAGTGGGCGCACGCCCTGCCCGAGGCGCTCCAGCGGGCCGAGAAGGCCGTCCAGGCCGAGAAGGACGAGGTCGAGCGGCTCGGCGGGCTCTATGTGCTGGGCACCGAGCGGCACGAGTCGCGGCGGATCGACAACCAGCTGCGCGGTCGTTCCGGCCGTCAGGGCGACCCGGGCGAGTCCCGCTTCTACCTCTCGCTCGGCGACGACCTGATGCGGCTGTTCAAGGCCCAGATGGTCGAGCGCGTGATGTCGATGGCGAACGTCCCGGACGACGTGCCGATCGAGAACAAGATGGTCACGCGCGCGATCGCCTCCGCCCAGTCGCAGGTCGAGCAGCAGAACTTCGAGACCCGTAAGAACGTCCTGAAGTACGACGAGGTCCTCAACCGCCAGCGTGAGGTCATCTACGGCGAGCGCCGCCGCGTCCTGGAGGGCGAGGACCTGCACGAGCAGGTGCAGCACTTCATGGACGACACCATCGACGCCTACGTCGGGGCGGAGACGGCCGAGGGCTTCCCGGAGGACTGGGACCTCGACCGGCTGTGGGGTGCCTTCAAGCAGCTCTACCCCTCCAAGATCACGATCGAGGAGCTGGAGGAGGCCGCCGGTGACCGGGCGGGCCTGACCGCCGAGTTCATCGGCGACTCCATCAAGGACGACATCCACGAGCAGTACGAGGCGCGTGAGGCGCAGCTCGGCTCCGAGATCATGCGTGAGCTGGAGCGCCGGGTCGTGCTGTCGGTCCTGGACCGCAAGTGGCGCGAGCACCTCTACGAGATGGACTACCTCCAGGAGGGCATCGGCCTGCGCGCCATGGCGCAGAAGGACCCGCTGGTCGAGTACCAGCGCGAGGGCTTCGACATGTTCACCGCGATGATGGAGGGCATCAAGGAGGAGTCCGTCGGCTACCTGTTCAACCTGGAGGTCCAGGTCGAGCAGCAGGTCGAGGAGGTCCCGGTCGAGGACACCAAGCCGGTGGCCGACCTGGAGAAGCAGGACGCGGTGCCGGCGCAGGCGGGTTCCCGGCCGGAGATCCGTGCCAAGGGGCTCGACGTTCCGCAGCGGCGCAACCTGCACTTCTCCGCGCCGACGGTCGACGGTGAGGGCGGCACCATCGAGGGTGACTTCACCGAGGACGGCGAGCCGGCGCGTTCCGAGTCCGACGGCCTCACGCGCGCGGAGCGCCGCAAGCAGGCGAAGGGCCGGGGGCGTCGTAAGAAGTGA
- a CDS encoding Rv3235 family protein, translated as MLRHTRGRAYDELAWLAERGPLRTRGARPVVRDIGWYEPRAGAIEAFARIGAGDRLRAMAFRLELGQDLRWRCTAVELGGPRPPRPEAC; from the coding sequence ATGCTCCGCCACACCCGGGGCCGCGCCTACGACGAACTGGCCTGGCTCGCCGAACGCGGCCCCCTGCGCACCCGCGGCGCCCGCCCCGTCGTCCGGGACATCGGCTGGTACGAGCCCCGCGCCGGCGCCATCGAGGCGTTCGCCCGCATCGGCGCCGGCGACCGGCTCCGCGCCATGGCCTTCCGCCTGGAACTCGGCCAGGACCTCCGCTGGCGCTGCACGGCGGTGGAACTGGGCGGCCCCCGCCCACCCCGCCCAGAAGCCTGCTGA
- a CDS encoding DUF6912 family protein gives MRVYVPLTLPGLAEAYKTGELGSGPFVAYAVTPALREWYVSDDIEELEYAALNRAALASLRLLAIEPGVPRRRVVVAVDVPDRIASPDPDRGLDQAALGEVRVSGAVALARAAAVHVDADDAEADVTAAAAALGAADAGDDDAQFVVDGAEDHELLWFATQEIPNLVGQGD, from the coding sequence ATGCGTGTGTACGTGCCCCTGACCCTCCCCGGCCTCGCCGAGGCGTACAAGACGGGTGAGCTGGGATCCGGGCCGTTCGTGGCGTACGCCGTGACGCCCGCGCTGCGGGAGTGGTACGTCTCCGACGACATCGAGGAACTGGAGTACGCGGCGCTGAACCGGGCCGCGCTGGCCTCCCTGCGGCTGCTGGCGATCGAGCCGGGCGTGCCGAGGCGCCGGGTCGTGGTGGCCGTGGACGTGCCCGACCGGATCGCGAGCCCCGATCCCGACCGGGGGCTCGATCAGGCGGCGCTCGGGGAGGTACGGGTCTCGGGTGCCGTGGCCCTGGCCAGGGCGGCGGCCGTGCACGTCGACGCGGATGACGCGGAGGCCGATGTGACGGCGGCCGCCGCGGCGCTGGGGGCGGCGGACGCCGGGGACGACGACGCGCAGTTCGTCGTGGACGGGGCGGAGGATCACGAGCTGCTGTGGTTCGCCACGCAGGAGATCCCGAACCTGGTGGGGCAGGGGGACTGA
- a CDS encoding HAD family hydrolase, whose protein sequence is MGMKTGAHIVWDWNGTLFHDIDAIIGATNAAFAELGLEPLTLEKYRELYCVPVPKFYERLMGRLPTEAEWELMDEIFHRYYAEHRVTCGLTVGAVELLSGWRSAGRSQSILSMYGHEELVPLVRGFGIEPHFIRVDGRTGPSGGSKAEHMVRHLASLAGVEAGRTVVIGDAADDAVAALHVGARAVLYTGGSHSRVSLEAVGVPVVDTLEEAVAEAERLAAA, encoded by the coding sequence ATGGGGATGAAGACGGGCGCGCACATTGTCTGGGACTGGAACGGGACGCTGTTCCATGACATCGACGCGATCATCGGGGCGACGAACGCGGCCTTCGCCGAGCTGGGGCTGGAGCCGCTGACGCTGGAGAAGTACCGGGAGCTGTACTGCGTGCCGGTGCCGAAGTTCTATGAGCGGCTGATGGGGCGGCTGCCGACCGAGGCCGAGTGGGAGCTCATGGATGAGATCTTCCATCGGTACTACGCCGAGCATCGGGTGACGTGCGGGCTGACGGTGGGGGCCGTGGAGCTGCTGTCGGGGTGGCGGTCGGCGGGGCGCAGTCAGTCGATTCTGAGCATGTACGGGCACGAGGAGCTCGTTCCGTTGGTGCGGGGGTTCGGGATCGAGCCGCACTTCATACGGGTGGACGGGCGGACCGGGCCGTCCGGGGGCAGCAAGGCCGAGCACATGGTGCGGCATCTCGCGTCGCTGGCGGGGGTGGAGGCGGGACGGACCGTGGTGATCGGGGACGCTGCGGATGACGCGGTGGCCGCGCTGCATGTGGGGGCTCGGGCCGTGTTGTACACCGGGGGGTCGCACAGCCGGGTGAGTCTTGAGGCGGTGGGTGTGCCCGTGGTGGACACGTTGGAGGAGGCCGTCGCGGAGGCTGAGCGGCTCGCGGCGGCCTGA
- a CDS encoding NAD-glutamate dehydrogenase has translation MQTKLDEAKAELLERAARVAENSPVGGHLPTGSTGEETPDAQEAPDRESLISFFQRYYLHTAPEDLADRDPVDVFGAAVSHYRLAENRPQGTANVRVHTPTVEENGWTCSHSVVEVVTDDMPFLVDSVTNELTRQGRGIHVVIHPQFVVRRDVTGKLIEVLPTPTTGAGELPHDAHVESWIHVEIDRETDRSDLKQITADLLRVLSDAREAVEDWGKMREAATRLAEGLPDEPIPADLPGPQVEEARELLRWLSDDHFTFLGYREYQLRDDDSLAAVPGTGLGILRADPHHAAEESHPVSPSFERLPADARAKAREHKLLVLTKANSRATVHRPSYLDYIGVKKFDADGNVVGERRFLGLFSSAAYTESVRRVPVIRRKVEEVLERAGFSPNSHDGRDLLQILETYPRDELFQTPVDELRSIVTSVLYLQERRRLRLYLRQDEYGRYYSALVYLPRDRYTTAVRLRIIEILKEELGGISVDFTAWNTESILSRLHFVVRVPQGTELPELSDSDKDRIEARLVEAARSWEDAFAEALNAELGEERAAELMRRYAHAFPEGYKADHSPRAAVADLVHLEQLNAEEGKDFALSLYEPVGAAPEERRFKIYRTGDAISLSAVLPVLNRLGVEVVDERPYDLRCPDRSVAWIYDFGMRVPRSQNGSGDYFGDDARERFQDAFAATWTGKAENDGFNSLVLSAGLTWRQAMVLRAYAKYLRQAASTFSQDYMEDTLRNNVHTTRLLVSLFEARMSPDRQRAGHEIVDALLEEVDAALDQVASLDEDRILRSFLTVIKATLRTNFFQEAAGGKAHDYVSMKFDPQAIPDLPAPRPAFEIWVYSPRVEGVHLRFGKVARGGLRWSDRREDFRTEILGLVKAQMVKNTVIVPVGAKGGFVAKQLPDPSVDRDAWLAEGIASYKMFISALLDITDNMVAGEVVPPADVVRHDEDDTYLVVAADKGTATFSDIANGVAESYNFWLGDAFASGGSAGYDHKGMGITARGAWESVKRHFRELGVDTQTEDFTVVGIGDMSGDVFGNGMLLSEHIRLVAAFDHRHIFIDPNPDAATSYAERRRLFELPRSSWEDYNKELLSAGGGIFPRTAKAIPVNAHIREALGIEAKVTKLTPADLMKAIFKAQVDLLWNGGIGTYVKSSAESNADVGDKANDAIRVDGKDLRVKVVGEGGNLGLTQLGRIEFALHGGRINTDAIDNSAGVDTSDHEVNIKILLNGLVADGDMTVKQRNKLLAEMTDEVGHLVLRNNYAQNTAIANALAQSGSMLHAQQRFMKHLVREGHLNRALEFLPTDRQIRERLAQGQGLTGPETAVLMAYTKITVAEELLHTSLPDDPYLSTLLHAYFPTELREQFPEHLVSHPLRREITTTVLVNDTVNTGGTTYLHRLREETGASLEEIVRAQTAARAIFRQSPVWDGVEALDNKVEADVQTRIRLHSRRLVERGTRWLLNNRPQPLDLAETVDFFADRVEQVWGQLPNLLRGADLEWYQKIFDELTGVGVPDELATRVAGFSSAFPTVDIVSVADRMDREPLDVAEVYYDLADRLRITQLMDRISELPRADRWQSMARAAIREDLYAAHAALTADVLAVGNGSSTPEQRYKAWEQKNAAILGRARTTLEEIQGSDAFDLANLSVAMRTMRTLLRTHS, from the coding sequence ATGCAGACCAAGCTGGACGAAGCAAAGGCCGAGTTGCTCGAAAGGGCCGCCCGGGTAGCTGAGAACAGCCCGGTCGGGGGGCACCTACCGACCGGGTCGACGGGCGAGGAGACCCCAGACGCCCAGGAGGCCCCGGACCGCGAGTCCCTGATCTCGTTCTTCCAGCGTTACTACCTGCACACGGCCCCGGAGGACCTCGCCGACCGCGACCCGGTCGATGTCTTCGGAGCCGCCGTATCCCACTACCGGCTGGCCGAGAACCGCCCCCAGGGCACGGCCAACGTGCGGGTCCACACCCCCACCGTGGAAGAGAACGGGTGGACGTGCAGCCACTCGGTCGTCGAGGTCGTCACCGACGACATGCCCTTCCTCGTCGACTCCGTCACCAATGAGCTGACGCGCCAGGGGCGCGGGATCCATGTCGTCATCCACCCGCAGTTCGTGGTGCGGCGCGATGTGACCGGCAAGCTCATCGAGGTGCTGCCCACGCCCACGACCGGCGCCGGCGAGCTCCCGCACGACGCGCACGTCGAGTCCTGGATCCATGTGGAGATCGACCGCGAGACGGACCGGTCCGATCTGAAGCAGATCACCGCCGACCTGCTGCGCGTGCTGTCCGACGCCCGTGAGGCCGTCGAGGACTGGGGCAAGATGCGGGAGGCGGCGACCCGGCTGGCGGAGGGGCTGCCGGACGAGCCCATCCCCGCCGATCTGCCCGGACCGCAGGTCGAGGAGGCCCGCGAGCTGCTGCGCTGGCTGTCCGACGACCACTTCACGTTCCTCGGCTACCGCGAGTACCAGCTGCGCGACGACGACTCCCTGGCCGCCGTCCCCGGCACCGGGCTCGGCATACTGCGCGCGGACCCGCACCACGCCGCCGAGGAGAGCCACCCGGTCAGCCCGTCGTTCGAGCGGCTGCCCGCCGACGCCCGGGCCAAGGCGCGCGAGCACAAGCTGCTCGTCCTGACCAAGGCGAACAGCCGGGCGACCGTGCACCGGCCGTCGTACCTGGACTACATCGGGGTGAAGAAGTTCGACGCCGACGGCAATGTCGTCGGCGAGCGGCGCTTCCTCGGACTGTTCTCCTCCGCCGCCTACACCGAGTCCGTGCGCCGGGTCCCCGTCATCCGGCGCAAGGTCGAGGAGGTCCTGGAGCGGGCCGGGTTCTCGCCCAACAGCCACGACGGCCGCGATCTGCTGCAGATCCTGGAGACGTACCCGCGCGACGAGCTCTTCCAGACCCCCGTCGACGAGCTGCGCTCCATCGTCACCTCGGTCCTCTACCTCCAGGAGCGCAGGCGGCTGAGGCTGTACCTGCGCCAGGACGAGTACGGGCGCTACTACTCCGCCCTCGTCTACCTCCCGCGCGACCGCTACACCACGGCCGTGCGCCTGAGGATCATCGAGATCCTCAAGGAGGAACTGGGCGGCATCAGCGTCGACTTCACCGCCTGGAACACCGAGTCGATCCTCTCCCGGCTGCACTTCGTGGTCCGGGTCCCGCAGGGCACCGAGCTGCCGGAGCTGTCCGACTCCGACAAGGACCGCATCGAGGCCCGGCTGGTGGAGGCGGCCCGCTCCTGGGAGGACGCCTTCGCCGAGGCGCTCAACGCCGAGCTCGGCGAGGAGCGCGCGGCCGAGCTGATGCGCCGGTACGCGCACGCCTTCCCCGAGGGCTACAAGGCCGACCACAGCCCGCGCGCCGCGGTCGCCGACCTCGTCCACCTCGAACAGCTGAACGCCGAGGAGGGCAAGGACTTCGCGCTCAGCCTGTACGAGCCGGTGGGCGCCGCCCCCGAGGAGCGCCGTTTCAAGATCTACCGCACGGGCGACGCCATCTCCCTCTCGGCCGTGCTGCCGGTCCTCAACCGGCTCGGCGTCGAGGTCGTCGACGAGCGGCCCTACGACCTGCGCTGCCCGGACCGCAGCGTGGCCTGGATCTACGACTTCGGCATGCGCGTGCCGCGCTCGCAGAACGGCAGCGGGGACTACTTCGGCGACGACGCCCGCGAGCGCTTCCAGGACGCCTTCGCCGCCACCTGGACCGGCAAGGCGGAGAACGACGGCTTCAACTCCCTCGTGCTGAGCGCCGGGCTCACCTGGCGTCAGGCGATGGTGCTGCGGGCGTACGCGAAGTACCTGCGCCAGGCGGCTTCGACGTTCAGCCAGGACTACATGGAGGACACCCTCCGCAACAACGTCCACACCACCCGGCTGCTCGTCTCCCTGTTCGAGGCGCGGATGTCGCCGGACCGGCAGCGCGCGGGGCACGAGATCGTGGACGCGCTGCTGGAGGAGGTCGACGCGGCCCTCGACCAGGTCGCGAGTCTGGACGAGGACCGGATCCTGCGGTCCTTCCTCACCGTCATCAAGGCGACGCTGCGCACCAACTTCTTCCAGGAGGCGGCGGGCGGCAAGGCGCACGACTACGTCTCCATGAAGTTCGACCCGCAGGCCATCCCCGACCTCCCGGCGCCGCGCCCGGCGTTCGAGATCTGGGTCTACTCGCCGCGCGTCGAGGGTGTGCACCTCAGGTTCGGCAAGGTCGCGCGCGGTGGTCTGCGCTGGTCCGACCGGCGTGAGGACTTCCGCACCGAGATCCTCGGCCTGGTCAAGGCGCAGATGGTGAAGAACACCGTCATCGTGCCGGTCGGCGCCAAGGGCGGCTTCGTCGCCAAGCAACTGCCCGACCCGAGCGTGGACCGGGACGCGTGGCTGGCCGAGGGCATCGCCAGCTACAAGATGTTCATCTCGGCCCTGCTCGACATCACGGACAACATGGTGGCCGGCGAGGTCGTGCCCCCGGCCGACGTGGTCCGGCACGACGAGGACGACACCTACCTCGTCGTCGCGGCCGACAAGGGCACGGCGACGTTCTCGGACATCGCCAACGGGGTCGCGGAGTCGTACAACTTCTGGCTCGGTGACGCCTTCGCCTCCGGCGGCTCCGCCGGCTACGACCACAAGGGCATGGGCATCACCGCCCGCGGCGCCTGGGAGTCCGTCAAGCGGCACTTCCGGGAGCTGGGCGTGGACACCCAGACCGAGGACTTCACCGTCGTCGGCATCGGCGACATGTCCGGTGACGTGTTCGGCAACGGCATGCTGCTCTCCGAGCACATCCGGCTGGTGGCCGCCTTCGACCACCGGCACATCTTCATCGACCCGAACCCGGACGCCGCCACCTCCTACGCCGAGCGCCGCCGCCTGTTCGAGCTGCCCCGCTCCAGCTGGGAGGACTACAACAAGGAGCTGCTGTCGGCCGGCGGCGGCATCTTCCCGCGCACGGCCAAGGCGATCCCGGTCAACGCGCACATCCGCGAGGCCCTCGGCATCGAGGCCAAGGTCACCAAGCTGACCCCGGCCGACCTCATGAAGGCGATCTTCAAGGCGCAGGTCGACCTGCTGTGGAACGGCGGCATCGGTACGTACGTCAAGTCCTCGGCCGAGTCGAACGCGGACGTCGGTGACAAGGCCAACGACGCCATCCGCGTCGACGGCAAGGACCTGCGCGTCAAGGTCGTCGGCGAGGGCGGCAACCTGGGCCTGACCCAGCTCGGCCGGATCGAGTTCGCGCTGCACGGCGGCCGGATCAACACCGACGCCATCGACAACAGCGCGGGCGTCGACACCTCCGACCACGAGGTGAACATCAAGATCCTGCTCAACGGCCTGGTCGCGGACGGCGACATGACCGTCAAGCAGCGCAACAAGCTGCTCGCCGAGATGACCGACGAGGTCGGCCACCTGGTGCTGCGCAACAACTACGCGCAGAACACGGCGATCGCCAACGCCCTCGCCCAGTCCGGCTCCATGCTCCACGCCCAGCAGCGCTTCATGAAGCACCTGGTCAGGGAGGGGCACCTCAACCGGGCGCTGGAGTTCCTGCCCACCGACCGGCAGATCCGCGAGCGGCTCGCCCAGGGCCAGGGACTGACCGGCCCGGAGACGGCCGTCCTCATGGCGTACACGAAGATCACGGTCGCCGAGGAGCTGCTGCACACCTCGCTGCCGGACGACCCGTACCTGAGCACGCTGCTGCACGCGTACTTCCCGACCGAGCTGCGCGAGCAGTTCCCCGAGCACCTCGTCAGCCACCCGCTGCGCCGTGAGATCACCACGACCGTCCTGGTCAACGACACGGTCAACACGGGCGGTACGACGTATCTGCACCGGCTGCGCGAGGAGACCGGGGCGTCGCTGGAGGAGATCGTGCGGGCGCAGACCGCGGCCCGCGCGATCTTCCGCCAGTCCCCGGTGTGGGACGGGGTCGAGGCGCTCGACAACAAGGTCGAGGCCGACGTCCAGACCCGCATCCGGCTGCACTCGCGCCGCCTGGTCGAGCGCGGCACGCGCTGGCTGCTCAACAACCGGCCGCAGCCGCTGGACCTCGCCGAGACGGTCGACTTCTTCGCCGACCGGGTCGAGCAGGTCTGGGGGCAGCTGCCGAACCTGCTGCGCGGTGCCGACCTGGAGTGGTACCAGAAGATCTTCGACGAGCTGACGGGCGTCGGCGTCCCGGACGAACTCGCCACCCGGGTGGCCGGTTTCTCCTCCGCCTTCCCGACGGTCGACATCGTCTCGGTCGCGGACCGCATGGACCGGGAGCCGCTGGACGTCGCCGAGGTCTACTACGACCTCGCCGACCGGCTGCGCATCACCCAGCTCATGGACCGCATCTCCGAGCTGCCCCGTGCCGACCGCTGGCAGTCCATGGCCCGCGCGGCGATCCGCGAGGACCTGTACGCGGCGCACGCGGCGCTGACCGCGGACGTCCTGGCGGTGGGCAACGGCAGCTCGACGCCCGAGCAGCGCTACAAGGCGTGGGAGCAGAAGAACGCGGCGATCCTCGGGCGGGCCCGGACCACGCTGGAGGAGATCCAGGGGTCCGACGCGTTCGACCTCGCGAACCTGTCGGTGGCGATGCGCACGATGAGGACGCTGCTGCGCACGCATTCGTAG